The sequence CGGGTCGCCTTTGAGCTCTATTTTAGTGAACCCGGCGTGCTGGAGCATCTTTCGCGTATCCTCGACCTGCACCGCCCCGGCGATACAGCCGGTGAGCGCCGCCACCGATTCGGCCACGTTTTTCGGCAGGGGTTGCAGCAGGGCGATATCGCTGACCGCCACCCGTGCGCCGGGGCGCAGTATCCGGGCTACCTCGTTCCAGACCTGCTGCTTGTCCGGGCTGAGGTTGATCACGCAGTTTGACAGCACCACGTCCACCGTGGCGCTCTCGACCGGCAGGTGTTCGATTTCGCCCAGCCTGAATTCGACGTTGTCCAGTCCGGTGCGGCCGGTGAACTCCGCCTGGTTGCGCCGGGCCTTCTCGATCATCGCCGGTGTCATGTCCACCCCGATCGCCCTGCCTGATTCGCCGACCTTCCGGGCGGCCAGGAATACGTCCAGCCCGCCGCCGCTGCCCAGGTCGACCACGACCTCGCCCGGTTGGAGTTCGGCGATAGCGGTGGGGTTGCCGCAGGAAAGGCCCATTTCCGCTCCCTGGGGCAGGGTCGCCAGCTCAGCGTCGGAATAGCCGACACTTTTCGCCACCTGGCCTGAGCTGTCCCCGCCGCAGCACGAATTGACCGGCCCGCAACATCCACTCTGTTCAACCGCGATCCGGCTGTAGGCCTCGCGGACTGTTTCCCTTACTGATGTTTCGTTTCCGGATAATCTCTGATTGCTCATTGTTTCCTCCGTTTTGTCGTCGGCGTCTTTGCGCCCGGTAGTATCAAGTCAATTCCAATCTGCGGACGAAATCCCTGATTTCATCCCGTACTCTTCGGTAGTGGACCAGTTCCTCCTCCTCGCTTTGGGCCTCACGGGCCAGACTGGGCGGGTCATCGAAACTCCTGTGAATCGTCCTCGTCCGGCCCGGAAATATGGGACAACTTTCGCGGGCATAGTCGCAGACCGTCACCACCAGGTCCAGTTCGATATCGGACAGCTCGGCCAGGACTTTACTCCGCT is a genomic window of Candidatus Glassbacteria bacterium containing:
- the arsM gene encoding arsenite methyltransferase, with the translated sequence MSNQRLSGNETSVRETVREAYSRIAVEQSGCCGPVNSCCGGDSSGQVAKSVGYSDAELATLPQGAEMGLSCGNPTAIAELQPGEVVVDLGSGGGLDVFLAARKVGESGRAIGVDMTPAMIEKARRNQAEFTGRTGLDNVEFRLGEIEHLPVESATVDVVLSNCVINLSPDKQQVWNEVARILRPGARVAVSDIALLQPLPKNVAESVAALTGCIAGAVQVEDTRKMLQHAGFTKIELKGDPSYAESATKFQDPMYQKILEELPEDIKLSELITSLYIRAVRH
- a CDS encoding arsenate reductase ArsC, with amino-acid sequence MSEKPAVLFLCTGNSCRSQMAEGWARQLRGDDLEPYSAGVEKHGLNPLAVKAMAEAGVDISGQRSKVLAELSDIELDLVVTVCDYARESCPIFPGRTRTIHRSFDDPPSLAREAQSEEEELVHYRRVRDEIRDFVRRLELT